The Pseudomonas pergaminensis nucleotide sequence CCTGCTTGGCGCTGTTGTATTTCGCAAGGTCCAACTTCCACCAGTACAGGCGGGAGTCGAAGCAGAAGTGAAACTCCTCGCGCTCGCGCCACTGGTACATGAGCAACGCCTTGTCGCTGGCACTGTCTGCGATCAGCAGGGCGCCCTGGTGGCGGGCTTCCTTCAAGTCTTTTTCGATGCGTTCCGCGCGTGCTTTCTCGTCGTCGATAAAGGCCCAGCGCTGGTGCAGATCGTTCCAGTCAACCTTGCGTGCATCCGGCTGTGTGACCTGGGCGGCGTCGCAGGTATAGCCGAGCTCGCGGGCACGCTTCACCCAGGTGCGGGTGTATTTGTGAGCGCCTGGTTCGTTGTCCAAGGCCCAAACCAACTTGGGAGTTTTGCCGCCGCGAGCGGTGATGAGGGTCTTCAGCGATTCTTCTGGAAAGGCGTTTGATGACAGGGCGGCGACGGCGGAGATACCGTTTTGAATGAGCGCAATGGCGTCGAAAATGCCTTCAACGATCCATAGTTCGTTCACCTCCAGCAGGTCCAGGCACGGTGGGCACCACCAATGCCCCCTGTAACTCTTGAGGGGCTGGAAGCGGGCTTTCTTCTTGCCGAAGCGGGAAGGCTGATCAATCAAGCGCTCCCAGTACCCGCCGTGCTCCAGGGGAAAGCGGACTGTTGCGGAGCCGATATTCAGGTCACGATCGAAGTAGCTCTCTTGGGTGTACCACCCCTCAAGCAACTCGACTTGAAAGCCCCGCGCGAACGACAGATACGCTCTTGCGCTTGCGGCCGGCTCGTCGCGGGTAGCCGGCGCGCGCTTGCTCCAGTCGTCGAACAGGTCCGGGTACAGCTCTTTGGTCGGTGCCATATACCGGCATTTTTCCTCGCGGCCGCAGCGTATGAACCATGGTTCATCGTGACGCGAGAACAGGCGTTTCTGATTGCACTGGGGGCAGGTGCCCTTGCGCATGTAATGCGTGCCGTTCATGTGCTGCAGGCCGTAATCGGACTCCAGACGCTGAAGTACGTCAGCCCGGATCTGATCTTCCATTGGCTTACGTATCACTGCGGACGCTCCGCAGTAGGTACAACGAGCTGTTTTTTCAGCTCGCTGCGCGTCTTGCAGATGCCAGCCAGGTAGGGCAAGTCCTCAAGCACCCTTGGCGCCCGTTGGCCGCTCGGCACGTTCCGGTAGCGGTCGGAGTACCAAATATCGGCCATGGTGACTTCGTACTGACTGGTCAACCACAGCAGGTAGTGCTGCGCCTGCTGTTCGTCCAGCTCCAGTTTTATGGTGATTTTGCTCATTTCGGCCACCAGTAAGTTGCAAATTTCCCCTACCCACGCGGTGCGGGCATCTATCAGGGAAGGTTTCGGGTTAGTGCGGGAGGTTGCGAGTCAGCAACAGGCGTGTAGGAAGCAAGCGTGCAGAAACGGGGTGTCGCTGTTGGGTGCAGTTGTCGAGCAGCCAGATGACCGGTCGAAACGGGCCGCTATTCGGGTGGACGCCAAGCCAGGCAACGCGCTTGCAGGTCATGCTTTCGAACTCGGCGACGGCCAGTTCAGCGATGCGTTGCACAAGGTGCTGAGGGACTTCAAGCGACAGCGTCAGGTAGCGCGTGCAGTTCTCCACCAACTGCGTGTCTCCGGCCAAATGCTGGCAACGATGGCGGTAGAGGTAGGCCACCGCCGCTTGTTGCATCGCGGCGCGGTAGTCACTGGCGGGGTTGGTAGTCAGACTGATGGCGTTCATGCGGTTGTGGCCTCCAATTCCAGTTGGTCCAACAGATCGGGCTGATTGTTGGCTGTTTTCATTGCCTGGCGACGAATGACCACATCTGCAACGGGCAGCTTTACAGCCGGGTTGGGCATGCCGCTGGGGCTCAGTTCGTGGGTCATCTGAAACTCAGCACGCACCGCCCAGCCGCACGCTTCGTTGGTGCATTGCATGTAGGTGATACGCAGGAAAATGTGTTGGCCCTCGCTGGTGCGAATACGCATGCGGCTGTGACAGTGGGGGCAGACCAGTTTGTAAGTACTCACTAGACAGCTCCCTGGCTGTACAGCTGGATGGTCGCGAACACCTCGGCGTAGCGGGCGGACATGTAGGTGAGCAGGGCGGCGATGATCGCGTCGGCTTCGCGTCTTTCGATAACACCATCGTCAAGGGCGGCAGACATGATCTGATCCACCTTGCCTCGCTTGGCCGAGGCCTTGAGCGAGCGGCTGTACAACTCCACGTTGTCCAGGTTCTCCGGCAGGCTCAGCGGTACGAACATGCCGCCGTACATTGAAGCGATGTAGTCAGCCAGGAACGTGGTGCCGGCGACTTGCTCCAGGCGGTGGATGTGTTCGTCGGTCAGCGGGCGGCTGCCGGCGTTTTCGTATGCTTGGTTGTCGAACTTCTTCAGCGGCATGCCGAGGTCTGCCGAGGCGTATTCCCGACCGCCTGGGTAGGCGCCGATGACGGCCATGACGACGCTCTTTCTGCTGTCTAGAACTGGGCGTTTCATCTTCTGGTTTCTCCCTGGAGTCATCGCCCCTACAGTCGTTTCATACAGCCTGTGCTGATGTTTGTTCGGTGCTCTCCGCGAGGATTCCCGGCAGCACTTCCTTACCGATTACCCGCGAAAGGTCCCGAAGTATCTGGAACGTCAACCGGCCACGAGGCAGTTTGTTGTGCCCGGCCCAACGCTGAACCACTTGCGTCACAGTTCGCACTTCATAGCCGTGGCTGAGGGCGAACTGACGGAAGTTGCTGCCGCGCTCGATCAGCCGTGCTTGGATCTGGCGCTTTTCCATGGCTTGGCTCATGGTTGATGTGTTCCTAGTTGGTTAAGATGTACTCATTGCGCATAAGCCTATTTATTCTATTTAAATAAATCAAGCGGTATTTACTCAATATGCATAAAAAGTCTCTCGACGCCGTGCTTGAACGCTTGATGACGGTCTTTGCCGTAGATAGCGATAGTGAGCTGGCACGTAAGCTGGACGTGAATCGACAGACGTTGGGGAGTTGGCGTAGTCGACAATCCATACCTTATGCGTTATGCGTAAACGTAAGTGAGGCTGAAGGCGTTTCTCTGGATTGGCTGCTCACCGGGGAAGGAACAATGTTGCGAGGTGTGTCGGTCGCTGCCACTGATTTGCCAGCCACCACTCCTCAGGAAGACGCGATTTTGGCTCTATTCCGGTCCTTGGAGGAGACCGATAGGCGGGAGATACAAAGCGCTGCTGAAGAAAAGAAACGCATAAGGGACATCGAGCAGCGCCTCAAGGATTTGACTGAAGCCCTTGCCGATACCAAACGGCCAGCATAGTCTGTACCCATTAAGAACGGATCAGCGTGAAGGGATAGCACTGATCCACTCGCCAAGCCCGGTTTACAGGGATTGCGGGTCTGCCAAATCGTCATAGGGATGTGATCTATGCATAGCACCACCCCTCTCTCGGTGTGTTCTCATCTCATTCATGCCTTCTATGGTAAACCCGAAAAAACGATCGGTGCTTTATCCATAATTAAATTAATTAGCTAGGGCGCAGAAAAGTTATGGAAATTACTGAGTCGATTATTCATGGAGTTATCAAGGCTCGTGAAACTAATGGTGAAGGTGCGGTAACGATAAGACCCCGTGAAGTGGTGCTGCCTATTGATGCGCGTCTTGATACTTTGGGGGGGGAGGTGCTAACCCTTTACACTCGACTCAGTAACGGCTATGGGACATTTGGTGATGATGCTTTAATTCATCAGTTTCCTGTTCTAATGAAAAGATATATCGAACAAGAGATAGATCTCGTTGAGTTTAGTCGAGGGGTGTGTTCGTTGATCTCTGTTCCTATGCAAGAACAGTGGATGGCTACTACGACTTGGCCACTTTTTGTTCGGTATCATAATCAGGGCAGAGATTGGCTTCTTATAGCAATGTTGAAGCTTAAGGAAGGCGTAGGTATTGATGAGGCGACTCTTGATCTGAATGACTCCCTGTCATTTGACGTTAGCCACTTGTATGAGGCTGCGCGAATTGATATTCAAAAATGGCAGAATGATGAGCAGCCGTACCTTTCATTTATAAAAAGGCGAGCTACCGATGCTGATGTTACCAAGTATTTTAGGGTGGCCTTGGCGTGTACTGAATACACTGATGCTCGACATAATACAGAAGTAACGGTTACAGCTCTTAATGATTACTTCGAGAGCGAAGGCTGGGAACCACTCAAAAGGCAAGTTGCTACGGATCGTTTATATGCTCATTGTGTTGAAAAGAAAGCGAATGATGAGCCGGTAAATTTGGTCGCGCTATCTGCAATTATTAATGATCAAGCTCCTGAGTCATTCATTAATTTCATAAGGGATAATGAGTATGAGGTGAGTGAGGTTTTTTCGCCAAATCCTGCCACTTACAAAAAATTGATGAGGGTTAGTAGGAGGTTTGGTAGTGTTAGTGTAAGCTTTGATGTTAATGATCTTCGGAATGAAACTGTTTATTATGATCCGGAGTTGCAAGGTTTGGTTATAATGAATCCTCCAGCAGACTTACTTGCTGAGATGGATAAGGCTCTCGGTGCTCAAAATGCTGCCAACGACGAAGATTGAGTTAGCTGTCGAAGTTTACAAGCTGCTGGAGAACCGCACCCTCGAGCAAGGTCGCTTGAGGGGAACTCTTCCCGGCGAAGTATTCGAAGAAGCCGTTACGAAGTTGAATAGGTTGGAGATGCTCCAAAGTTCGTCTGCTGAGACCAGAGAGGTGCTCTTTATGCCACCTTTGGAGCAGAACGCTTTTTTTGCTTTTTCATTAGATGATTTGCTGGCTACCAGCCAGCGGCGTCAGTCTGTGCCTGCCAAATTTTATCTGGCCGATATCAATTATTTATTTGAGGGGGACTATGAGGCTGCCCCTCCAGAAGTATGTTCGTATGTAGATGCTGTTACCTTGGTAGGGTTGTTTTCTCCCCCGTTAGCTGATCACATTGTTCCTAAAGGCGCTGCTAAGTTGATTTTTTTTCATGGAGAAAAAATCGAGTTGTTCCTTGAATATAGTCGCGAGGAAATGTCTTGCTTGAGTGGTGTCTCGGCTTTTGCTCAAGATTATATAAAGACAGAAACGCACGTGGAGCAGAAGCGTACTATTGTTAAGTCTATACTTTTGGAGATGAAGAAGGAGGTTGGTGAGGGAAGGTTTCATGTTGGGTTGATTATGTCTCGATTTGAAGAGTTTGCGAGGCGTGTATCGTCCAGTTATCAGTTGTATGTTTCGGAATTTTCTTTTCAGAAAATAAAGGCAGAGGTTGAAAAGAGTAAGTTTGAGGCGCTGACTAAAATCAACAAGGTTTTTTCTGATATACAGAACCAGCTTTTAGCAGTCCCAGTTGCACTGATAGTTGTTTGCGGTCAGATGGAAGT carries:
- a CDS encoding nucleoid-associated protein — protein: MEITESIIHGVIKARETNGEGAVTIRPREVVLPIDARLDTLGGEVLTLYTRLSNGYGTFGDDALIHQFPVLMKRYIEQEIDLVEFSRGVCSLISVPMQEQWMATTTWPLFVRYHNQGRDWLLIAMLKLKEGVGIDEATLDLNDSLSFDVSHLYEAARIDIQKWQNDEQPYLSFIKRRATDADVTKYFRVALACTEYTDARHNTEVTVTALNDYFESEGWEPLKRQVATDRLYAHCVEKKANDEPVNLVALSAIINDQAPESFINFIRDNEYEVSEVFSPNPATYKKLMRVSRRFGSVSVSFDVNDLRNETVYYDPELQGLVIMNPPADLLAEMDKALGAQNAANDED
- a CDS encoding ogr/Delta-like zinc finger family protein, which translates into the protein MSTYKLVCPHCHSRMRIRTSEGQHIFLRITYMQCTNEACGWAVRAEFQMTHELSPSGMPNPAVKLPVADVVIRRQAMKTANNQPDLLDQLELEATTA
- a CDS encoding helix-turn-helix domain-containing protein — its product is MEKRQIQARLIERGSNFRQFALSHGYEVRTVTQVVQRWAGHNKLPRGRLTFQILRDLSRVIGKEVLPGILAESTEQTSAQAV
- a CDS encoding helix-turn-helix domain-containing protein; this translates as MHKKSLDAVLERLMTVFAVDSDSELARKLDVNRQTLGSWRSRQSIPYALCVNVSEAEGVSLDWLLTGEGTMLRGVSVAATDLPATTPQEDAILALFRSLEETDRREIQSAAEEKKRIRDIEQRLKDLTEALADTKRPA
- a CDS encoding YmfL family putative regulatory protein, translating into MKRPVLDSRKSVVMAVIGAYPGGREYASADLGMPLKKFDNQAYENAGSRPLTDEHIHRLEQVAGTTFLADYIASMYGGMFVPLSLPENLDNVELYSRSLKASAKRGKVDQIMSAALDDGVIERREADAIIAALLTYMSARYAEVFATIQLYSQGAV